Proteins from a single region of Juglans microcarpa x Juglans regia isolate MS1-56 chromosome 5S, Jm3101_v1.0, whole genome shotgun sequence:
- the LOC121268383 gene encoding LOW QUALITY PROTEIN: probable galactinol--sucrose galactosyltransferase 2 (The sequence of the model RefSeq protein was modified relative to this genomic sequence to represent the inferred CDS: inserted 1 base in 1 codon) produces MTVTPKISINDGNLVVQGKTILTGVPDNIVLTPGSGLGLVAGAFIGATASNSKSLHVFPIGVLEGLRFMCCFRFKLWWMTQRMGTSGRDVPLETQFMLVESKDDNEGGNGDDTPTIYTVFLPLLEGQFRAVLQGNDNNEIEICLESGDSAVETSQGLHLVYMHAGTNPFEVITQAVKALEKHMQTFLHREKKKLPSFLDWFGWCTWDAFYTDVTAEGVVEGLKSLSEGGAPPKFLIIDDGWQQIENKSKDSNTVVQEGAQFASRLTGIKENTKFQKNGQNKDQVSGLKQVVDESKQHHNVKYVYVWHALAGYWXGVKPAAAGLEHYETALAYPVQSPGVLGNQPDIVMDSLSVHGLGLVHPKKVFNFYNELHAYLASCGVDGVKVDVQNIIETMGAGHGGRVSLTRSYVQALEASIARNFPENGCIACMCHNTDGMYSAKQTAVVRASDDFYPRDPASHTIHISSVAYNSLFLGEFMQPDWDMFHSLHPAADYHGAARAIGGCPIYVSDKPGNHNFELLKKLVLPDGSVLRAQLPGRPTRDCLFSDPARDGTSLLKVWNMNKCSGVVGVFNCQGAGWCKIEKKTRIHDASPGTLTCSVQVADVELMDQAAGANWNGETVVYAYGSGDVIRLPKGASLPVTLKVLQYELYHFCPLKEITSSISFAPIGLLDMFNTGGALEQVEIHVASDRKPELFVGEVSSELTTSLGENRSPTATIALKVRGCGRFGAYSSQRPLKCTVGNAETDFNYDSAIGLVTFNIPIPEKEMYRWPLEIQV; encoded by the exons ATGACGGTCACACCGAAGATCTCCATCAACGATGGGAACCTTGTGGTTCAGGGAAAGACCATATTAACTGGAGTGCCTGATAACATTGTGCTGACTCCAGGTTCAGGTTTGGGGCTTGTCGCTGGTGCTTTCATTGGTGCCACGGCTTCCAATAGCAAAAGCCTCCATGTGTTTCCCATAGGTGTTTTAGA GGGTCTTCGATTCATGTGTTGTTTCCGGTTCAAGCTGTGGTGGATGACTCAAAGAATGGGGACATCTGGGAGAGATGTTCCTCTGGAGACCCAATTCATGCTTGTAGAGAGCAAAGACGACAATGAGGGAGGCAACGGAGATGACACCCCAACCATCTACACTGTCTTCCTCCCGCTCCTTGAAGGCCAGTTCCGTGCTGTTCTGCAAGGCAACGACAATAATGAGATAGAGATTTGCCTTGAAAGTG GAGATAGTGCTGTTGAGACAAGTCAAGGCCTTCACCTTGTCTACATGCATGCTGGAACTAATCCCTTTGAAGTTATCACCCAGGCTGTGAA GGCTCTAGAAAAACACATGCAAACTTTTCTTCATCGTGAGAAGAAAAAG TTGCCTTCTTTTCTCGACTGGTTTGGCTGGTGCACATGGGATGCTTTCTATACTGATGTCACTGCTGAGGGTGTTGTAGAAGGGCTTAAAAG CTTATCCGAGGGAGGGGCGCCTCCAAAATTCCTAATTATAGATGATGGTTGGCAACAGATTGAAAATAAATCCAAGGATTCTAATACTGTTGTACAAGAAGGAGCGCA GTTTGCTAGCAGGCTGACAGGAATAAAAGAGAatacaaaatttcaaaagaatGGCCAGAACAAGGACCAGGTCTCAGGCTTGAAGCAAGTTGTAGATGAATCCAAGCAACATCACAACGTCAA ATATGTGTATGTCTGGCATGCTCTAGCTGGTTACT GTGGAGTGAAACCAGCGGCTGCTGGTTTGGAGCACTATGAGACTGCTCTTGCGTACCCAGTGCAGTCCCCTGGTGTACTAGGCAACCAACCAGACATAGTCATGGACAGCTTGTCTGTTCATGGTCTGGGCCTGGTGCATCCGAAGAAGGTTTTCAACTTCTATAATGAGCTTCATGCATACTTGGCTTCGTGTGGAGTAGACGGAGTAAAAGTTGATGTGCAGAACATTATTGAGACTATGGGTGCTGGCCATGGTGGAAGGGTTTCTCTTACACGTAGCTACGTCCAGGCCCTAGAGGCCTCAATTGCTCGGAACTTCCCTGAGAATGGATGCATTGCTTGCATGTGTCACAACACAGATGGGATGTATAGTGCCAAGCAGACTGCTGTTGTGAGAGCTTCTGATGACTTTTACCCTCGGGACCCTGCTTCCCACACTATCCATATTTCCTCTGTTGCTTACAACTCGCTCTTCCTCGGGGAATTTATGCAACCTGACTGGGATATGTTCCat AGTCTACACCCAGCAGCGGATTATCATGGTGCTGCTCGTGCAATTGGTGGATGCCCAATATATGTTAG TGATAAGCCTGGCAATCACAACTTTGAACTTCTGAAGAAACTGGTCCTCCCTGATGGTTCAGTTCTCCGTGCTCAGCTACCTGGTAGACCCACCCGTGACTGTCTCTTTTCTGATCCAGCTAGAGATGGAACCAG CTTGCTCAAAGTATGGAACATGAACAAATGCTCTGGAGTAGTAGGTGTGTTCAACTGTCAAGGTGCAGGATGGTGCAAGATTGAAAAGAAGACTCGCATCCATGATGCATCTCCCGGTACACTCACTTGTTCTGTCCAGGTTGCTGATGTTGAACTCATGGATCAGGCTGCTGGTGCCAATTGGAATGGGGAGACAGTAGTTTATGCATATGGATCAG GAGACGTGATTCGCTTGCCAAAAGGTGCTTCACTGCCAGTGACACTGAAAGTTCTCCAGTATGAACTTTACCACTTCTGTCCTCTTAAG GAAATCACATCCAGCATTTCATTTGCGCCAATAGGCCTGCTTGACATGTTCAACACTGGCGGTGCTCTGGAGCAGGTAGAGATCCATGTAGCTTCGGACAGGAAACCCGAGCTCTTTGTTGGTGAAGTTTCCTCAGAACTGACCACTTCTCTTGGTGAGAATCGATCTCCAACTGCAACAATTGCCCTCAAAGTCAGGGGATGTGGACGGTTCGGTGCTTACTCTTCCCAGCGTCCATTGAAGTGCACAGTGGGAAATGCTGAGACTGATTTCAACTATGATTCTGCGATTGGCTTGGTAACCTTTAACATCCCAATCCCAGAAAAAGAGATGTACAGATGGCCTCTAGAGATCCAAGTTTAA
- the LOC121268388 gene encoding 40S ribosomal protein S2-3-like translates to MAERGGERGGFGRGFGGGRSRGDRGRGGRRRPRRDEEEKWVPVTKLGRLVKSDKIKSLEQIYLHSLAIKEHQIVDQLCPGLKDDVMKIMPVQKQTRAGQRTRFKAFVVVGDCNGHVGLGVKCSKEVATAIRGAIILAKLSVIPVRRGYWGNKIGKPHTVPCKVTGKCGSVTVRMVPAPRGAGIVAARVPKKVLQFAGIDDVFTSSRGSTKTLGNFVKATFDCLLKTYGFLTPEFWRETRFIKSPFQEHTDLLAKPVGKLILEEPERVEA, encoded by the exons ATGGCTGAGCGAGGAGGAGAACGCGGTGGCTTTGGTAGAGGGTTCGGTGGTGGTCGCTCAAGAGGAGATCGTGGACGAGGTGGCCGTCGTCGTCCTCGCCGTGACGAGGAGGAGAAGTGGGTACCGGTGACGAAGCTCGGCCGTCTCGTGAAGTCCGATAAGATCAAGTCCCTTGAGCAGATCTACCTCCACTCCCTCGCCATCAAGGAGCACCAGATCGTCGACCAGCTCTGCCCTGGCCTCAAGGACGACGTCATGAAAATCATGCCGGTTCAGAAGCAGACCCGGGCCGGTCAGAGGACACGATTCAAGGCCTTTGTTGTCGTCGGTGACTGCAACGGCCACGTTGGACTTGGCGTCAAATGCAGCAAGGAGGTCGCCACGGCCATTCGTGGTGCCATCATACTGGCTAAGCTTTCCGTGATCCCCGTGAGGAGGGGTTACTGGGGGAACAAGATTGGGAAACCCCACACAGTGCCCTGTAAGGTGACCGGGAAGTGTGGGTCCGTCACGGTACGCATGGTACCTGCGCCACGAGGGGCCGGGATTGTGGCAGCTAGGGTTCCCAAGAAGGTCCTGCAGTTCGCCGGGATCGACGATGTATTTACCTCGTCGAGAGGGTCAACTAAAACTCTCGGAAACTTCGTGAAG GCAACTTTTGATTGCCTGCTGAAAACCTATGGGTTCCTTACACCCGAATTCTGGAGGGAAACTCGCTTCATAAAGTCTCCATTCCAAGAGCATACGGATCTGTTGGCAAAACCAGTCGGCAAGCTAATCCTAGAGGAGCCTGAGAGGGTTGAGGCTTGA
- the LOC121268389 gene encoding LOW QUALITY PROTEIN: zinc finger AN1 and C2H2 domain-containing stress-associated protein 16-like (The sequence of the model RefSeq protein was modified relative to this genomic sequence to represent the inferred CDS: inserted 1 base in 1 codon): protein MGTPEFPDLGKHCTFEDCKQIDFLPFKCDRCSQVFCLEHRSYIKHSCPKADREDVTVVICPLCAKGVRLIPDEDPNITWETHVNTECDPSNFEKVTKKKKCPXPGCREILTFSNTIKCRDCMVDHCLKHRFGPDHKCSGPKKPEAGFPFRSLLSRSRKEESKPNRAPTSSSSKWTTSFLNAASTVRASAEAGMAKLSTELSQKLQIARDGMGQSSSSSGGVGQEECPQCSAKFSSVTSLVEHVEKVHETSSSRTGVKKVTIDVCPKCSRGFRDPVSLVEHVERDHGGSSKA from the exons ATGGGAACTCCGGAATTCCCAGATCTGGGGAAGCATTGCACCTTCGAAGATTGCAAGCAGATCGATTTCTTGCCGTTTAAATGCGATCGCTGCAGCCAG GTTTTCTGTTTGGAGCATCGTAGCTACATTAAACACAGTTGTCCAAAAGCTGACAGAGAGGATGTCACTGTTGTTATCTGCCCTCTCTGTGCTAAAGGAGTTCGGCTAATTCCTGATGAAGACCCAAACATTACTTGGGAGACACATGTCAACACTGAGTGTGACCCGTCAAATTTTGAGAAAgtgacaaagaagaagaagtgcc TCCCTGGTTGCAGAGAGATCCTAACATTCTCCAACACAATCAAGTGCAGGGACTGCATGGTAGACCATTGTTTGAAACACAGGTTTGGACCTGACCACAAATGTTCTGGACCAAAGAAGCCAGAAGCAGGTTTTCCATTTAGGAGTCTTTTAAGTAGGAGTAGAAAAGAAGAGTCAAAACCCAACCGAGCTCCCACATCATCTTCCTCCAAGTGGACTACAAGCTTTCTTAATGCAGCTTCAACAGTTCGAGCCTCGGCTGAAGCAGGTATGGCAAAATTGAGCACTGAATTAAGTCAAAAGTTGCAGATTGCAAGGGATGGGATGGGACAGAGCAGCAGCAGTAGCGGTGGAGTTGGACAAGAAGAGTGCCCACAGTGTAGTGCGAAGTTCTCCTCGGTCACAAGTTTGGTGGAGCATGTGGAGAAAGTCCATGAAACGAGTAGCAGCCGAACTGGGGTGAAGAAGGTGACAATTGATGTCTGCCCAAAGTGTAGTAGAGGATTTCGTGATCCAGTTTCTCTTGTGGAGCATGTTGAGAGGGATCATGGTGGTAGTTCAAAAGCTTAG